A window of the Artemia franciscana chromosome 3, ASM3288406v1, whole genome shotgun sequence genome harbors these coding sequences:
- the LOC136025430 gene encoding uncharacterized protein LOC136025430, whose amino-acid sequence MLLFLFSLIVTIFGLFIPVAPAESSDPYVKGDDNVSEEILAGNLLSIYNQRNAGVKGDSAVFEYADGTFADGENIQSRRIRRGLKKLKNSIKKRSKKAESSIKKRLKKAENSIKKRCEIGTLKGINCKG is encoded by the coding sequence tttagtTTGATTGTCACAATTTTCGGGCTATTCATACCAGTTGCTCCAGCTGAAAGTAGTGACCCTTACGTCAAAGGAGATGATAATGTTTCCGAAGAAATTCTGGCTGGCAACTTATTATCAATATATAACCAGAGAAACGCTGGTGTGAAAGGTGACAGTGCGGTTTTTGAATATGCCGATGGGACATTTGCCGATGGGGAAAATATTCAATCTAGAAGGATTCGCAGAGGACTGAAGAAGCTGAAAAATTCCATCAAGAAGCGTTCAAAAAAGGCAGAAAGTTCAATTAAGAAACGGttaaaaaaggcagaaaattCAATTAAGAAAAGATGTGAGATTGGCACTTTGAAAGGCATTAATTGTAAAggttaa